A single region of the Solwaraspora sp. WMMD791 genome encodes:
- a CDS encoding phosphatase domain-containing protein — MTPVSPAARGAQRAVRLEDAIHALFERRLRRRGWDVTLIPYTGYGAPGWVRVMARVLLGRPDPHPRRPHKVRGWRSFATLPVKHAPVVIEAGGRKHEVQADRGGFVDTVVPADLSPGWASVRLHSGDAEPVEAPVRIVDPQVRFGIISDIDDTVMVTALPRPMLAAWNTFVLDEHARASVAGMAVLYERLVTAHPGAPVLYLSTGAWNVAPTLRRFLSRHLYPAGPLLLTDWGPTAERWFRSGREHKRASLARLADEFPQVRWLLVGDDGQHDQEIYAEFAAEHPDSVAAVAIRRLSPTQAVLAGNLPAPAGETSRTAGPGGRRWLSAPDGAGLAHLLRQAELL; from the coding sequence ATGACTCCCGTGAGCCCGGCTGCTCGTGGTGCCCAGCGGGCCGTGCGGCTGGAGGATGCCATCCACGCCCTGTTCGAACGACGACTGCGTCGGCGCGGCTGGGACGTGACGTTGATTCCGTACACCGGCTACGGCGCTCCGGGCTGGGTGCGGGTGATGGCGCGGGTGCTGCTGGGGCGCCCGGATCCGCACCCCCGACGTCCGCACAAGGTCCGGGGTTGGCGCAGCTTCGCGACCCTGCCGGTCAAGCACGCGCCCGTGGTCATCGAAGCCGGCGGCCGCAAGCACGAGGTCCAGGCCGACCGGGGCGGATTCGTGGACACCGTCGTGCCGGCCGACCTGTCACCGGGTTGGGCCTCGGTCCGGCTGCACAGCGGCGACGCCGAACCGGTGGAGGCCCCGGTGCGGATCGTGGATCCGCAGGTCCGGTTCGGCATCATCTCCGACATCGACGACACGGTCATGGTGACCGCCCTGCCGAGGCCGATGCTGGCCGCCTGGAACACGTTCGTCCTCGACGAGCACGCACGTGCGTCGGTGGCCGGGATGGCCGTGCTGTACGAACGTCTGGTCACCGCCCATCCCGGCGCACCGGTGCTCTACCTGTCGACGGGGGCGTGGAACGTGGCGCCGACGTTGCGTAGATTCCTGTCCCGGCATCTGTATCCGGCGGGTCCGCTGCTGCTCACCGACTGGGGTCCGACGGCGGAGCGGTGGTTCCGCAGCGGCCGGGAGCACAAGCGCGCCAGCCTGGCCCGGCTCGCTGACGAGTTTCCGCAGGTGCGGTGGCTGCTCGTCGGCGACGACGGTCAGCACGACCAGGAAATCTACGCCGAGTTCGCCGCCGAGCATCCCGACAGCGTGGCGGCGGTCGCGATCCGCCGGCTCTCCCCCACCCAGGCGGTGCTGGCCGGTAACCTACCGGCGCCGGCCGGCGAGACGTCGCGTACCGCCGGACCGGGTGGCCGTCGCTGGCTGTCCGCGCCGGACGGCGCCGGCCTGGCGCATCTGCTGCGCCAGGCGGAGCTGCTGTGA
- a CDS encoding DNA methyltransferase, protein MRPWLHLSAADLAAQLPDGEDQEVHFPESLVEAVLAEYSVPGATVLDPFAGFGTTLVTAQRMGRQAIGIELLPERVELIRGRLATGTGSGGAEVLNGDARKLRTLVPGPVDLCLTSPPYMDAVNHPENPLNAYETLDGHYPTYLEEIGDIFAQVAQVLRPGGYAVVNVANMRIDGRVTTLAWDVGRAVAAHLTLCQEVFLCWDAPPAWLTGDYCLVFQRPPA, encoded by the coding sequence GTGAGACCCTGGCTCCACCTGTCCGCCGCGGATCTGGCCGCGCAATTGCCCGACGGCGAGGACCAGGAGGTGCATTTCCCGGAGTCGCTGGTCGAGGCGGTGCTCGCTGAGTACAGCGTCCCCGGTGCCACCGTGCTCGACCCGTTCGCCGGATTCGGCACCACGCTGGTCACCGCGCAACGGATGGGTCGGCAGGCGATCGGCATCGAGCTGCTGCCGGAGCGGGTCGAGTTGATCCGCGGCCGGCTTGCTACCGGCACCGGGTCCGGCGGTGCGGAGGTACTCAACGGTGACGCGCGCAAACTGCGCACGCTGGTGCCCGGCCCGGTCGACCTCTGCCTCACCTCCCCGCCGTACATGGACGCGGTGAACCACCCGGAGAATCCGCTCAACGCCTACGAGACCCTCGACGGCCACTATCCGACCTACCTGGAGGAGATCGGTGACATCTTCGCGCAGGTGGCCCAGGTGCTGCGGCCCGGCGGGTACGCGGTGGTCAACGTGGCGAACATGCGGATCGACGGTCGGGTCACCACCCTGGCCTGGGACGTCGGCCGCGCCGTCGCGGCGCACCTGACGCTGTGCCAGGAGGTGTTCCTCTGCTGGGACGCACCGCCGGCCTGGCTGACCGGTGACTACTGCCTCGTGTTCCAGCGCCCACCGGCCTGA
- a CDS encoding hemolysin family protein, giving the protein MQGYGTQLALVGVLVVINAVFAGSEIALVSLRESQLQRLERSRRTGRVLAKLAKDPNRFLATIQIGITLAGFLASATAAVSLARPLVPLLEVLGGAAEPVAVVLITLVLTFVTLVFGELAPKRIAMQRAEQWALAVARPLDVLASLARPAVWALGATSDLVVRLTGGDPEAAREEISPDELRDIVAGHRAFTVEQQTIISGALEIADRRLRAVLVPRLEVFSLDSGTSTEAARIVLAASGHSRAPVVRNGMLDDTVGVVHLRDLVGVPDDRPVDAAARPPMLLPESLPVVDALRQFKAERQHIALVVDERGAVDGIVTLEDVLEEIVGEIYDETDRDVRAVRTESDGTLLVPGTFPIHDLPDIGVELPARPAGDYTTVAGLLLARLGHIPTSSGESVAIDGWTLTVAAVDHHAISAVRLCRSADRDAAAADSTDAAVAADPVANRPAEPR; this is encoded by the coding sequence GTGCAGGGGTACGGGACGCAACTCGCACTCGTCGGGGTCCTGGTGGTGATCAACGCAGTCTTCGCCGGCAGTGAGATCGCCCTGGTGTCGTTGCGGGAGAGCCAGCTGCAGCGACTCGAACGATCCCGGCGCACCGGACGGGTGCTGGCGAAGCTCGCCAAGGATCCGAACCGCTTCCTCGCCACCATCCAGATCGGCATCACCCTCGCCGGCTTCCTGGCCTCGGCGACGGCGGCAGTGTCGCTGGCCCGACCTCTGGTGCCGCTGCTGGAGGTGCTCGGCGGTGCCGCCGAACCGGTCGCGGTCGTGCTGATCACCCTGGTGCTGACCTTCGTCACCCTGGTCTTCGGTGAGCTGGCCCCCAAACGGATCGCGATGCAGCGGGCCGAGCAGTGGGCGCTGGCGGTGGCCCGGCCACTGGACGTCCTGGCCAGCCTGGCCCGCCCGGCGGTGTGGGCCCTCGGCGCCACCAGCGACCTGGTGGTGCGGCTCACCGGCGGCGACCCCGAGGCCGCCCGAGAGGAGATCAGCCCGGACGAGCTTCGCGACATCGTCGCCGGTCACCGAGCCTTCACCGTCGAACAGCAGACCATCATCTCGGGAGCACTGGAGATCGCCGACCGTCGGCTGAGGGCCGTGCTGGTGCCCCGGTTGGAGGTGTTCAGTCTGGACAGTGGCACCTCCACCGAAGCCGCCCGGATCGTGTTGGCCGCCTCCGGCCATTCCAGGGCACCGGTGGTCCGCAACGGCATGCTCGACGACACCGTCGGCGTCGTCCACCTGCGTGACCTGGTCGGCGTACCGGACGACCGGCCGGTCGACGCCGCCGCCCGCCCGCCGATGCTGCTGCCGGAGTCGCTGCCGGTCGTCGACGCGCTGCGGCAGTTCAAGGCCGAACGCCAGCACATCGCCCTGGTGGTCGACGAACGTGGCGCCGTCGACGGCATCGTCACCCTGGAGGACGTGCTCGAGGAGATCGTCGGCGAGATCTACGACGAGACCGACCGGGACGTCCGCGCGGTCCGCACCGAGAGCGACGGTACGTTGCTGGTGCCCGGCACCTTTCCGATCCACGACCTGCCCGACATCGGGGTGGAGCTGCCGGCCCGCCCCGCCGGGGACTACACCACGGTCGCCGGTCTGCTGCTGGCCAGGCTCGGTCACATCCCGACCAGCAGCGGCGAGTCGGTCGCCATCGACGGCTGGACGCTGACCGTGGCCGCCGTCGACCACCATGCCATCTCCGCCGTACGGCTGTGCCGGTCTGCGGACCGGGACGCCGCCGCCGCCGACAGCACCGACGCCGCCGTGGCCGCAGACCCGGTCGCGAACAGGCCGGCCGAGCCTCGCTGA
- a CDS encoding sulfotransferase: MSWKHHLAVRIARSTGVQITRRGGRGLLVRRPQRLLRQPVFVLSSVRSGSTLLRMMLDSHSAIYAPHELHLSKLRVQLGDHYITNSMAELGLDAQEVTHLLWDRVLDTALQRSGKQILAEKTPHNVFMWSRIARVWPDARFLFLLRHPAAILDSWSRARPQQTPQEAADSVGRYLTSLAEARRVLPGHTVRYEDLTADPAAATRRICAFLGLEWEPAMLEYGRFDHGTIKAGLGDWTGRIRTGTVQPPREVPDLALPEPLYDLAKGWGYPARRAG, from the coding sequence ATGAGCTGGAAGCACCACCTCGCCGTACGCATCGCGCGGTCGACCGGGGTGCAGATAACTCGACGGGGCGGCCGGGGTCTGCTCGTCCGTCGGCCGCAGCGGCTGTTGCGGCAGCCGGTCTTCGTCCTGTCGTCGGTACGGTCCGGGTCGACGCTGCTGCGCATGATGCTGGACAGCCACTCGGCCATCTACGCGCCTCACGAACTGCACCTGAGCAAGCTGCGGGTGCAGTTGGGTGACCACTACATCACCAACAGCATGGCCGAGCTCGGCCTGGACGCCCAGGAGGTCACCCACCTGCTGTGGGACCGGGTGCTGGACACCGCCCTGCAACGCAGCGGCAAACAGATCCTGGCCGAGAAGACCCCGCACAACGTGTTCATGTGGTCCCGGATCGCCCGGGTCTGGCCGGACGCCCGGTTCCTGTTCCTGCTGCGTCATCCGGCGGCGATCCTCGACTCCTGGTCGCGGGCCCGCCCGCAGCAGACCCCGCAGGAGGCGGCCGACAGCGTCGGTCGGTACCTGACCAGCCTGGCCGAGGCACGGCGGGTACTGCCCGGACACACGGTCCGGTACGAGGACCTGACGGCCGACCCGGCCGCCGCGACCCGGCGGATCTGCGCCTTCCTCGGTCTGGAGTGGGAACCGGCGATGCTGGAGTACGGCCGGTTCGACCACGGCACCATCAAGGCCGGCCTGGGCGACTGGACCGGCCGGATCCGGACCGGCACGGTACAGCCACCGCGCGAGGTGCCGGACCTGGCGCTGCCGGAACCGTTGTACGACCTCGCCAAGGGGTGGGGTTATCCGGCCCGACGGGCCGGCTGA
- a CDS encoding helix-turn-helix domain-containing protein — protein MSQQVHPDFPRRLRALRTARNMTQRELARGSLSVSYISLLESGRRSPKPEVLRELAATLGCSVAELAGDADAEATRPAALTLSYGHLAIEAGDPTEAERQFTAVLTTDPPDPVTRSEAQLGLARALAEQGRLTEAAAQYESLLRDNPDGPAFVASLGMVISWIRCLYELGELQRVVEVGMGTLERVDRLGAWESEDAVRLLATVAAAHSELGDLRQAERLLREGMKRAERIGSPRARAALLWNASQVACEQGSYREALELAGEALAFFRQDRDRRSAARLLTAYGCILLSHSPPRLDEARTTFERALRELTEIGGGIDRGYVLTELSRTLLLQGDATAAADTARRSLTELGGQAHLERARAQTALAAALAATDQVEQSREMFAEAARTLAGLHASRQAARAWAELGDMLADTGDPVGAVEAFRQATAAVALGRSLPQTVQPARRAG, from the coding sequence GTGAGTCAACAAGTTCACCCGGACTTCCCCCGTCGGCTCCGCGCCTTGCGGACCGCGCGCAACATGACGCAGCGCGAACTTGCCCGGGGAAGTCTGTCGGTCAGTTACATCTCGCTGCTCGAGTCCGGCCGGCGCTCACCCAAACCCGAGGTGCTGCGCGAGCTGGCGGCCACCCTGGGCTGTTCGGTGGCGGAGCTGGCCGGTGACGCCGACGCCGAGGCCACTCGCCCGGCCGCGCTCACCCTGTCCTACGGCCATCTCGCCATCGAAGCCGGCGATCCGACCGAGGCGGAGCGGCAGTTCACCGCCGTGCTGACCACGGACCCACCCGACCCGGTCACCCGCTCCGAGGCACAACTCGGGCTCGCCCGGGCGTTGGCCGAGCAGGGCCGGCTCACCGAAGCCGCCGCGCAGTACGAGTCGCTGCTGCGCGACAACCCCGACGGGCCGGCCTTCGTCGCCTCCCTCGGCATGGTGATCAGCTGGATCCGGTGCCTGTACGAACTCGGCGAACTGCAACGGGTCGTCGAGGTCGGCATGGGCACCCTGGAACGCGTCGACCGGCTCGGCGCGTGGGAGTCCGAGGACGCCGTCCGCCTGCTGGCGACCGTCGCCGCCGCCCACTCCGAGCTCGGTGACCTGCGCCAGGCCGAACGCCTGCTGCGCGAGGGGATGAAACGCGCCGAACGGATCGGATCGCCGCGCGCCCGCGCGGCGCTGCTGTGGAACGCCAGCCAGGTCGCCTGCGAGCAGGGCAGCTACCGGGAGGCGCTGGAGCTGGCCGGGGAGGCACTGGCCTTCTTCCGGCAGGACCGGGACCGGCGCAGCGCCGCCCGACTGCTCACCGCGTACGGCTGCATCCTGCTCAGCCACAGCCCGCCCCGCCTGGACGAGGCGCGGACGACCTTCGAGCGGGCGCTGCGGGAGCTTACCGAGATCGGCGGCGGTATCGACCGTGGCTACGTACTGACCGAACTGTCCCGCACGCTGCTGTTGCAGGGCGACGCGACCGCCGCCGCCGACACCGCCCGCCGGTCGCTGACCGAACTCGGCGGCCAGGCCCACCTGGAACGGGCCCGAGCCCAGACCGCGCTCGCCGCCGCGCTGGCCGCCACCGACCAAGTGGAGCAGTCCCGGGAGATGTTCGCCGAGGCGGCCCGGACCCTCGCCGGGCTGCACGCCTCCCGGCAGGCGGCCAGGGCCTGGGCCGAACTCGGCGACATGCTCGCGGACACCGGCGACCCGGTAGGCGCGGTCGAGGCGTTCCGCCAGGCCACCGCCGCCGTCGCGTTGGGCCGATCGCTGCCGCAGACCGTTCAGCCGGCCCGTCGGGCCGGATAA